The Mycobacteriales bacterium DNA segment AGCTGTTCCAGCCCGCGCCGGGCACGGCCGCGGACGCCCTGCTGCGACTGACCTCATGAGCCGAGCCGGCAAGGTAGGGATCAGCACACCGGGGCGCGTTGTGCTGCCATCCTGGGAGCCATCGGAGGGGTGTGGATGGCACCGATAACGATCGACCGGGTCGGCAAGGTCTACCCGAACGGCTACGAAGCGATCCGCGAGCTGAGCCTCGACGTCGCCGAAGGCGAGTTCATGGTGCTGGTCGGCCCGTCGGGCTGCGGCAAGACGACGGCGCTGCGGATGGTCGCCGGGCTCGAGGAGATCACCTCGGGCACGCTGCGGATCGGCGACCGCGTTGTCAACAACGTCACGTCAAAGGATCGCGACGTGGCGATGGTGTTCCAGAACTACGCGCTCTATCCCCATATGACCGTGGCGGAGAACATCGCGTTTGCGCTCAAGCTGCGCCGCGTGCCGAGGGCGGAGACCCAGCGCAAGGTCGTGGAAGCAGCGGCCATCCTCGGCCTGACCGAGTGGATGGACCGCAAGCCCGGCCAGCTGTCCGGCGGGCAGCGCCAGCGGGTGGCGATGGGCCGGGCGATCGTGCGTGATCCCGCGGTGTTCCTGATGGACGAGCCGTTGTCGAACCTCGACGCGAAGCTGCGCGTGCAGATGCGTTCGGAGGTGAGCCGGATCCAGCGGCGGATCGGCGTCGCGACGCTCTACGTCACGCACGACCAGACCGAGGCGATGACGATGGGGGACCGGGTCGCGGTGCTCAGGTCCGGCACGCTCCAGCAGTGCGACCACCCGCAGACGCTCTACGACTGGCCGAACAACCTGTTCGTGGCCGCCTTCATCGGTTCCCCGGCCATGAACCTGTTCGAGGCAGTGCTGAGCCCGGATGCAAGCTCGGTCACGATCGGCTCCCAGCAGATCGCCCTGCCCGAGCAGGTGCACCGGGCACGGCCGGGCGTGCGAGCGTACGGCGGCCGTGGCGTCGTCGTCGGGATCCGCCCGGAGGACCTTCCGGCGGCGGACGGTGCGGCCCCCGGGTCTCACACGCTGCGAGCGGAGGCGGTGCTCGTCGAAGCGCTGGGATCCGAGCTGTTGGTGCACTTCTCGATCGATGCCGAACGCGTGCACGTCGACTCCGCCCAGGACAATCCCAACGACGAGCTGGACGACTCAGGCGAGCTTGCGGTGCGCGGCGAAGGCATTGCGAGGGTCCAACCGCGCCTGCGCATCAGGGCCGGCGACCGCACGGAGTTCCTCGTCCACGCCGAGCGCATGCACTTCTTCGACCGGGAGACCCAGCAGGCCATCGTTCGGTGACTTCGGGGACCGGAGCCGGTCACGGTTCGGCAACGGTTCCCTGGATGCGGTTGCGGCGACGGGTCGGCTCGCCCGGCGTAGCGGGGCCGGTCCACTTCAGGCTGCCCTTTTCCCAGGAATACCAACGGATGAGACGCCTTCCGAGTGGCCCGCCACGGGCCGGCCGGGGCCGTGCCGGGCGGCTGTCACGAGCGGTCGGCGAGGCATCGCCGGATGCGCTTGACATCGATCCTGGAATCGGTTCTACTCAGACGCCACGGTCCGTCCGCTGGCGGGGTGCGGATGGAATCCGATCGGCTCGAGACGTCGAGGGTGCGATGAACACGGCCATGATCAGTCCAGAGTCCACGAGCGGTGCGAGCCGGCGGTTTCGACGGACGCGGGTGGGATTCGTCGTCGTTGCTGCAGTGGCCGTGCTGGCCGCCGCCTGCTCCAGCTCCTCGAGCGGCGGTGGCGGCGGCTCGGGCGGCAGCGAACCGACCATCACGGTCTGGAACGACGCCCTTGCCTCCGGCTCGTGCGGCGTACCGGCCGCGAAGTCGTTCCTGACGAAGGGGGTCAACCTCTTCGAGCAGACCAACCCTGGGTTCAAGGTCAAGATCATCCAGGAGCAGTGCGACGCATCGACCCCGTTCGACACCCTGCTGCAGTCCTCCGAGACCGCGGGCACCACTCCGGACATCGGGCAGATGTACGTCGGCGGTCAGGTCATCCAGAACGGCAAATACCTGGTCGACCTGCGGCAGTACCTCCCGTCGTCGTACATCAACTCGCTCACCGGCTGGACCTACGTGACCGATGGTTACGGCACGAAGACCGACGGAGCGATCTGGGGCGTTCCCTTCGGCGCCGGCTACTGGTACTCGGTGTACTACAACAAGAAGGACTTCCAGAAGGCCGGCATCACGACGCTTCCCACCACGTGGGCGGGCCTGCTGGCCGACGCCCACACGCTGAAGTCGAAGGGCATCACGCCGTTCGATATCGGCGAGAAGGAGGGCTACACCGGCGCGTGGACCCAGGACTCGTTCATTTCGGGCCTGGTCGGCGACGCCGGCGTGCTGAAGATGTTCAACGGCCAGGCGTCGCTGGACTCACCGACGCTGATCAAGCCGTACGAAGCCTGGCACAGCCTGTTCGCGCAGGGCCTCACCAACTCCGACGCACCGTCGCTGCCCAACGCCAACGGGATCGCCGACTTTGCGGCCGGCAAGGCAGCGATGACCTTCACCGCCGGGTTCTTCAACAGCCAGTTCGAGAAGGGCCTCGGCTCGAACGTGGGGCTGTTCCCGATTCCCTCGCTGCCGGGGTCGGAGTTCACCAAGAGCCTCTCCGGTGGCCCGAACAACGCTTACGTCGTGTTCAAGAACTCCAAGCACATCGCGGACGACGTCAAGCTGATCACGTTCCTCACCTCGCTGAAGGTGCAGCTGCTGTCGGCACAGGAGCTCGGCCAGTACCCGAACAACGTGTCCTTCAAGCCGACCGCGTCGTTCGACACGTCCCAGCCGCTGCTCGTCGACATCTACAAGTACATCCGGCTGCAGCACTACGTGACCGGTGAGGCCTTCGACAACGTGATGCCCGGCACGATCGACTCGTACTGGTACCAGACGAACTCGGCCGTCTTCGGTGGATCGCTCAGCCCGCAGAAGGCGGCATCGAGCATGCAGACGCAGATGAAGAGCTATCTGGCGACCGCCTCGACCGGATAGCGCGCGAGACGTTGGGTCGGCTCGGCTGCGGATCGGAACCCGGCCGGGTCGAACCAACCTCGCGGTGGGCACAGTAGACACTCCGGCTCAACCCCAGCGAGGATGCGACCCGTGCAACCGACCTCGTCGCCACCCGAGCAGACCCAGCGGCGCCGGCGCAACATCTTCCCCTATGTCGCGATCCTGCCGGCGGCGATCCTCGTTGTCGGGCTGCTGGTCATCCCGATCGTCGACACGGTCTTTCACAGCTTCACGAACTGGGACGGCCTCACCAGCAGCTGGATCGGGCTGGAGAACTACCGGCTGATCTTCGACAACCCGGTGATCACCCAGGTGTTCAAGAACTCGCTGATCTTCCTCATCTCGGTGCCGCTGATCCTGGTTTCGTCGCTGCTGGTGGCGGTGCTGGTCTTCGAGAAGGTGGCCGGCTGGCGGGTCTTCCGCTTCCTGTTCTTCATCCCGAACGTGCTCTCACCGGTCATCATCGGCGTACTGTTCAGCACCTTCTTCCTGCCGGGTGGCCTGGTCGACAAGGTGCTCAGCCCGTTCGGCCTCGGGAACTATCCATGGCTGACCCACCCGTTCGCCGCCCGGTTCGTGGTCATCGTGGCGCTGGTCTGGTCGTCGTTCGGGTTCGGGATGGTGGTCATCCTCTCGGCGATGACCACGATCGACCAGTCGCTGTACGACGCGGCCGAGATCGACGGAGCCGGCTGGTGGCGCCGGCTGTGGTCGATCACCATCCCGATGATCTCGGGCGCGCTGCAGTTCCTCAGTGTGATCAACGTGATCTACACCTTCACCTCGCTGTTCGGCTTCGTGTTCGTCATCACGGCGGGCGGTCCCGGCTTCTCGACCACGACGCTGGACTACTTCACCTACCTGACCACCTTCGAGAACGGCCAGTTCGGGTACGGCGCCGCACTGGCCGCCCTGCTGTTCGTCGTCGTGCTGGTGCTCACGGCGGCTCAGGTCAAGCTCTTTCCCCAACGTGAGGTGCAAGGGGCATGACCACGACCTCACGGATCGGGCGCGCAGCGGTCTTCGTCCTGCTCTGCCTGATCGGGATCTCGACCATCTACCCGCTGGTGTTCATGGCGTTGAACAGCATGCGCACGACGCAGCAGTTCGAGGTGAGTCCGTACGGCCTGCCGAAGCACTTCACGACGGCGGACTACCACTCGCTGCTCTCGCAGGTCCCGTTCTTCCAGAGCATCCTGCACTCGATCATCGTCGTGGTGCCTGCCGTCATCCTGGCCACTCTCTGCTCGGCACTGATGGCATTCGTGCTCACCAAGACACCGGTGAAGCTCGGGAACTTCTTGTTCTGGGTGATGCTCACGGTGATGTTCATGCCGGGCATCGTGGTCCTGCTGCCGCTCTACGTGCGGATCGCGCACATGGGGCTGGCCAACAACTTCGCACCGGCGATCTTCCTCTACACCGCCATCAGCATTCCGTACGGCACCTACCTGTTGCGCTCGAACTTCCGCGCGATCCCGGACTCGGTGATCGAGGCCGCGCGCGTCGACGGGGGCAGCTGGACCCGCATCTTCATCCGGGTCGTGCTGCCGATCGCCAAGCCCGGCATCGTGACGGTCGGGATCCTCACCTTCCTGAACATCTGGAACGAGCTGTTCATCAGCCTGGTCCTGCTGCACCAGCCGAACAACGAGATGGTGACTCCGACGCTTGCGAACCTGTCCGGCAAGTTCAGCAGCGACGTACCGGTCATCATGGCGGGGCTGCTGATCGGTGCGGTGCCGACGCTGCTGGTCTACCTGGTCAGTGCTCGGGTCTTCATCCGCGGCATGCTGGCCGGAGCCATCCGCTGACCGGTGACGAAGTCGCCGGTGCTGATCGGGCGGTACGCCGGCTCGTCGTCCTGGTCAGCATCCTCGTGCTGGCCGACACGATCTTCTACACCGCGCTGACCCCGCTGGTCCCGCACTACTCGGCCGTGAGCGGGCTCGGGAGCGGCGGGGTCGGCCTTCTGGTCGCGGGCTATCCGGCGGGAACGATGATCGCTGCGCTGCCGGTGGGTGTGGTCTTCGACCGGGTCGGCGCGCGCCGCACGCTGGTCGTCGCGATGGTGCTGATGAGCGTGTCCACACTCGTCTTCGGCTGGTCGCACGCGGCTGCCGTGCTGATCGCGGCTCGCGTGGTGCAGGGCGTGGGCGGGGCCTGCGCATGGACGGTCGGTCTCGCCGGGCTGGCCGGTGGGGTTCCGGCGCAGCGCCGGGGGCGTTACCTAGGGATCGCCTTCTCGGCGGCGGTTGCCGGTGCGCTGCTCGGGCCCGCGTTCGGCGCCGTCGCGGCCCGGCTCGGCACCGGACCGGTGTTCTCCGCGGCGGCGGTCGTCGCCGCGGTGGTCGCCAGCTTCCGCGGCCTGCTGCCCGACCACACCGAACCGCAAGCGATGTCCCTGCGCGACGTTGCCTCGGTCGCTCGCCGGCCGGGCATCTCGCGTGGGCTGTGGCTCACCTCCCTCGCCGGAGTCGGTCTCGGCGTCCTCGGCGTGCTTGCGCCGCTGCGCTTGCACGACCTCGGCGCGAGCAGCGGGGTGATCGCCGCCGGCTTCGTCGCCGGCGGCCTGCTCGAGGCTGCACTGTCCCCAATCATCGGCAGGGTGAGCGATCGCCACGGACCGTCGCACACCGTGGTCTGGTCGTTGTTGGCCGGCCTGCTGACCTTCGCGCTGGTGCCGTTGGTCACGCCGTACGGCGTAACGCTCGTCTTCGTCGCGCTGGGCTCGACCGCGTTCGGGACGCTGTTCGTCCCCGCGTCCGCGTTGGTGAGTGACGTGACCGACGCGTTGGACGCGCCCCTCGGGCTGGTCTTCGGCCTGACCAACCTGATGTGGGCCGTTGGCCAGGGCAGCGCATCGGCGGTGAGCGGCTACATCGCGGACGCGACCTCGGATCGGGTGCCGTTCTTCGCGGCCGCCGGGCTGTGCCTGGTGAGTGCGCTGCTCGTCACGAGAGATAAGGAGGCGCGATGAGCTCGATCATCGACCGGAGCGGGCGGCGGGACGGCCTCAGCGTCGTCGTGCTGCGCACCGACCATGTCGAGGTTGCCATCGCGCCGGAGGCCGGCGGCAAGATCCTCGACCTGATCGATCCCGCGAGTGGGATGAACCTGCTCTGGCACAACCCGCGCATTCCGTTGTCGGCGACCTACGCCGGAGCTCCGTTCGACGACGTCTGGTGCGGCGGGTGGGACCAGATGTTTCCCACCGACGTACCGTGCGAGCTGGACGGCAACACGCATCACGATCACGGTGACCTGTGGATCGGTCCGTGGGCGTGGGAGGTCGTGTCCGATGACGGCGAGCGGGCGCAGCTGCGCATGCAGCGGCACAGTGCCTCTCTGCCGTGCCGGGCCGAGCTGTCGATCGGGGTCGAACGATCGAGCTCGCAGGTTCGGGTACACCTTTCGCTGCACAACCTCGGCACCCACCGGATGCGGTTCATCTGGAACCAGCACATTGCGCACGCGGTCGCCCCGGGCTCGCGGGTGCACCTTCCGGCCGGCTCCTTCGACGTCGCCGGCTCCACCCCGTCACGGGCGGGCGCTGCGGACCGGGTCAGCTGGCCGGTGCACGACGGACTGGACCTGAGCCGGATACCGGGACCGGAGCTCGGTGTCACCGAGTTCCTCTGCACGAACGACCTCGGCGGCGGCTGGTGCGCGGTCACCCACCCGGGCGTCGGCGTGGGAGTCCGGCTCGGCTTCGACCCAGCGGTGTTCCGGACGCCGTGGCTGTGGGGTGTCTTCGGCGGCTGGCGCGGTCACGAGCTGCTGCTGACCGAGCTCTGCACGAGCCGACCCGGTAGCCTCGCCACCGCAGTCGCGGACGGCTCAGCGGCCAGTCTCGGTCCGGAAGAGAGCCTGGCCACCGAGGTCGTCGTCACGATCGGCCATGACTTCGATCCCGAGGCGCCCGGCGACGAGGACCCGTTCGGCGGGTAGCTGTCCGGCGGCTCAGAGGTGGATCTTGTTCGTGCGAGCGTTCCAGACCACCGTGTTGTACTTGCCGAGCTGACCGCTTGCGGCGTCGAACGGCGCGTAAGAGTACGAGATCTTCTCGTAGGACAGCGTGATGGCGTCGATCGGTGCCTCGTCGCCCGTCGTCTCCAGCCGGTACGAGCTGATCACGGCGTCGGACAGCTCGATCTTGACAAACTTGGCGCTGGTGCCGACGTCCTGGATGGTGATCTGGACGGTCGAGTAGACCTTGCCCTCCAGCATCGCGAGGAACAGCGTCGGCGAGCTGTTGCTTGCCGGGGCGGTGAAGGTGACCGTGGACGGGCTGGGCTCGCCCCGACCGGCTCGACCATGAACGGCGTGCTCGCCGCTGCCAAAGCTGACGCTGGTGGCGAGGATCGGCGACCCGTTGCCCAAGGTGACGAAGTACTCGACCGATCCGGCCCGGCCGACCAGGTCGGGCGCCGTGGTCGAGGCATGCGCCGTGCCCGGCAGGCCGGCCGCGCCCAGGAGCGCTCCGGCGCCGAGCGCACCACCCTTGAGAACCGTTCGCCGGCTCGTGTCGTGGTTGGTGTCCATGCTGTCGGCCTCCCCCTGGCTCAGCGCGAGGCGGCGAAGGTCACCCGCGGCTCGACCGTACGCCGCGCCGGTACGCGCAGCAAGGCGTCGCCGCGGGCTCAGCGCCAGGCGAAAACCGGCTGCTCCAGCTCGTCGACCCGGACCGTTCGCCCGTACAGCGCAAGCTCCCGGAACTGGTAGATGACCGCCGCAGTCGGCGCGTGGATGAGCGTCCCGAACATCAACAGCTGGATCACCGGCCGGCTGGACTGGCGGATCCGCTTGAACCGCGGCGCAACGGACAGTACGTCGGCGCGTGCTATGTGCACCCGAGCGACCTCCGCCGGGTTCGGGGTGATGCGATCCGTGACGGCGCCCGCCCACATCACGACCGGCGTGATCCGGTAGCCCGAGCGGGTGGGGTAGTCATCGAGCCGGCCGAGTACGGCGTCGGCGGCGACGTCGAGACCGAGCTCTTCCGACAGCTCCCGGCGGGCGGCGTCCCCGGCCGACTCGCCGGGATCGACCCGCCCGCCGGGAAGGGCCCATTGCCCGGAGTGTGCGCGCATCGACTGCGGGCGTTTGGTCACCAGGATCCCGGGGCCGCGTTCGTCCTCGACGACCGCGAGCGCGACCGCGGCATCCTTCAGGGCGCCCAGCTCGTGTGCGCGGCGCTCGAAGCCGCCCACTCGCTCGGCGAGCGTGTCGCGGTCGAACCCCTTCACAGCGCGCGGAGTCTAACCGGCCGTCGGGGCGTCCGGGGCGGGCTGTGCCTCCGACAGGGTGCCGGTCAGCCCCGCTCGTACCCGATGACCGCGCGGCCGGCGCTCGTGTAGCCGAACTCCATCGCCCGGTCGCGGTACCAATGGGTGAGATGAGTCACCCCGGTCCACGCTCCGTTGACCCGGGTCTGCATGAAGATCCCGCTCTTCACCGACTTCGAGCTCTTGATGACCCGGGTGTAGGCGGCGTGCAGATGACCGCTGGCCGGGTTGAACGACAGCCGCAGCCCGGTGTCATGACCGGTCGTGTGCGCCAGCGGGATGGTGCCGATCCACTGGTTCGAGCTGCTCCAGTGCTGAACGAACAAGGCATGCTTGCGCGTGACGCCGGTAGTGGCCGGCTTGAGCAGACCGACCCAGATGGCGTCGTTGTAGGCCGCGATCGACTCGATCGTGTAGTCGGCCGAAGGCTGACCGAGGCTGGCGATCAGCGTCGGCGTCGACCAGTTCGTGTAGTCGTAGTAGTAGTAGTCCGACGTCGTCACGTAGACGCCCTCGTTCGTGCCGTCGCTGCCGTAGCCGACGACGGTCATCTTCTCGCTTCGCGGGTCGAACGCGAGCTGCACCGGGGTGAAGTCATCATCGGTGGGGAGCGCACCCGAGGAGTTGAAGCTGCCGCCCGGGCTTCCGAAAAAGATCGTGGTCGCGTTGGTCGCGTCCGGGTCGGGCAGCATGACGCCGATCTGGTCCGGGGATCCCGGCACGGAGAACGCGGTCTGGCTCAGCCCGGGCCGCGCCGCCGGTGGATCGGTGCAGTCGGCGAGCGGCTCGACGAGAGTGGGTTCCGGAAGGCGCTGCGACAGCAACGAGGTGTCAGTGACGAAGACGCCGTCGCACTCGTCGATGACCGCGAACACGCGTGAGCCGTTGTAGCTGAGATGAAGCTCTACCCGGATGCCGCCGGCCATCGGCCGGAGCCCCGGGATGGCCCGGGAGACCCATTTGGTCGCGCCCGGTCGCCTGGTGCGGTACACGATGTGGCCCTGGTCGCCGGGAGCTGACGGGCTCGCGACGCTGGAGACGACGTGCTCGCCGCCGTTGTGATCGCGCACGAAGGCAGCGGCGTTCGTGCCCTTAACTACCGCACCTTGTCCGGACACGAAGAAGCCGGTGGGATGCGCCGGTTTCTTGGCGCCATGTGCGGTTGCACTTGCCAGTGGCAGTGCGGCGAACAGACCGCACGCCATGACCCCGATGACGGCGAACCAGCGGACCCGACGTGACCTCATCCCGATTCCCTCCCCGCTGAAGACCCACGGACGCCCACTCAACGCTCGGGGGCTGGCGAAGGTTGACCAGACCGAGAGGCTCACCCGGTGAGGAAGTCGATCAGTCCTTTCATGTACGTCGCCTGGTCGTCGTACTGCGCGAGGTGGCTGCCGTTCGGCGAGTGCCAGTACCGCCCGTTGGGCAGCTGCTCCGCCATCCAGCGCAGATGCGAGGGATCCATCGTGTCGTGTTCGGCGCCCATCACCAGGGTGGGGACGGTGATCCGGTGCAGGTCCGCGGTGCGGTCCCACTCGGCGAGCTTGCCGGATGCCCCGAGCTCGCTCGGGCCCTGCATCGACACGTAGATCTGTTCGTTGATGTGGCTGAACATTCGCCCGACCGGCTCCGGCCAGTCCTTCTGCGGGATGCGCAGCACGTGGTGCGAGTAGTGCTGCTCGATCAGTAGCTCCATGTAGCGCGGGTCGTGCGTCTGCCCGCTCGCCTCGAGCCGCTTGATCTCGGCCAGTGCTGCTTGGTCCATCTGCGGCATCAGCACGTCCTCGGCGTACCGGTTGTAGGCCGGAATCGAGGACATCATGCTCGAGATCACCAGACCCTTGAGCGCGTCTTGGTGCGCGAGCGCGTACTCGATCGCGAGGATGCCGCCCCAGGACTGGCCCATCAGGAAGAAGTTGGTCGGGTCCAGGCCGAGTGCGATCCGGACCTGCTCGACCTCGTCGACGAAGCGATCCACCTCCCAGAGGTCGGGCTCGTCGGGTTGGTCGCTGTACGTCGACCCGAGCTGGTCGTAGTAGTAGTACTCCACGCCCGCAGCCGGTAGGTAGCTGTCGAACGGTTCGTACTGCTCGTGCGTGCAGCCGGGCCCTCCGTGCAGGAGCAGCAGCTTGATGTCGGGGTTGTTGCCGACCCGCTTGGTCCAGACCTTGAACTCGCCCTTCGGCGTGCTGACCGGGATCATTCGCACGCCGCCGGCGAGAACGTCGTCGCGACCGGTGTTGTCGAAGTAGCTCGCGAGCGCCATACCGCGATGTCCTATCACCCGAGGCCTGGTGGGCCCGCGAGATCGGCGAGGATGGTCGCGGTGAAAGGAGACCGATGGCGACCGCCATCGTTGGGGTGAGCGAGCTCGACGCGTTCTGCGATCGAGCGCTCGACTGGTTGCTCGATGCCGGCGTTGAGACCGACCACGGGCTCGGTTGGCGCGGCTATCCGAGCGAGGCGGAGCTCAACCCGATCCTGTACAGCGGGTCGGCCGGCATCATCGTCACGCTGCTGGAGGCGCACGCGCACTACGGAGACGAGCGGTACGCCGAGGCCGCGTTGCGCGGCGCGCGCGAGCTCGCCGCGACCCTCGATCCGGAATGGCCGTGCGGGCTGTACGTCGGGCTCAGCGGCATCGCGTTCGCCCTGCACGCCGTTCACGAAGCCTTCGATGATCCGGGATGCGGGACTGCGGCGGCGCGGGCGTTGGCCATGGTTCGCGACCGCTTCGACGGCGAGCGATGGTCCGACCAGTTCGAGCTGTTCGGCGGCAACGCCGGCGTCGCTCTCGGTGCGCTGGCGATCGGCGAGCTCGACCTCGCGGTCACGGCGGCCACGCCGTACCTGCGAACCGCCGAACCGACCGAGCGCGGCGTGAACTGGGAGGTGCGGACCGGATATGAGTCGCGCTTCCACCACATCTCGCACGGAACGCTCGGCATCGTGCTCGCG contains these protein-coding regions:
- the ugpC gene encoding sn-glycerol-3-phosphate ABC transporter ATP-binding protein UgpC codes for the protein MAPITIDRVGKVYPNGYEAIRELSLDVAEGEFMVLVGPSGCGKTTALRMVAGLEEITSGTLRIGDRVVNNVTSKDRDVAMVFQNYALYPHMTVAENIAFALKLRRVPRAETQRKVVEAAAILGLTEWMDRKPGQLSGGQRQRVAMGRAIVRDPAVFLMDEPLSNLDAKLRVQMRSEVSRIQRRIGVATLYVTHDQTEAMTMGDRVAVLRSGTLQQCDHPQTLYDWPNNLFVAAFIGSPAMNLFEAVLSPDASSVTIGSQQIALPEQVHRARPGVRAYGGRGVVVGIRPEDLPAADGAAPGSHTLRAEAVLVEALGSELLVHFSIDAERVHVDSAQDNPNDELDDSGELAVRGEGIARVQPRLRIRAGDRTEFLVHAERMHFFDRETQQAIVR
- a CDS encoding CoA pyrophosphatase, which encodes MKGFDRDTLAERVGGFERRAHELGALKDAAVALAVVEDERGPGILVTKRPQSMRAHSGQWALPGGRVDPGESAGDAARRELSEELGLDVAADAVLGRLDDYPTRSGYRITPVVMWAGAVTDRITPNPAEVARVHIARADVLSVAPRFKRIRQSSRPVIQLLMFGTLIHAPTAAVIYQFRELALYGRTVRVDELEQPVFAWR
- a CDS encoding extracellular solute-binding protein, with product MGFVVVAAVAVLAAACSSSSSGGGGGSGGSEPTITVWNDALASGSCGVPAAKSFLTKGVNLFEQTNPGFKVKIIQEQCDASTPFDTLLQSSETAGTTPDIGQMYVGGQVIQNGKYLVDLRQYLPSSYINSLTGWTYVTDGYGTKTDGAIWGVPFGAGYWYSVYYNKKDFQKAGITTLPTTWAGLLADAHTLKSKGITPFDIGEKEGYTGAWTQDSFISGLVGDAGVLKMFNGQASLDSPTLIKPYEAWHSLFAQGLTNSDAPSLPNANGIADFAAGKAAMTFTAGFFNSQFEKGLGSNVGLFPIPSLPGSEFTKSLSGGPNNAYVVFKNSKHIADDVKLITFLTSLKVQLLSAQELGQYPNNVSFKPTASFDTSQPLLVDIYKYIRLQHYVTGEAFDNVMPGTIDSYWYQTNSAVFGGSLSPQKAASSMQTQMKSYLATASTG
- a CDS encoding MFS transporter gives rise to the protein MLADTIFYTALTPLVPHYSAVSGLGSGGVGLLVAGYPAGTMIAALPVGVVFDRVGARRTLVVAMVLMSVSTLVFGWSHAAAVLIAARVVQGVGGACAWTVGLAGLAGGVPAQRRGRYLGIAFSAAVAGALLGPAFGAVAARLGTGPVFSAAAVVAAVVASFRGLLPDHTEPQAMSLRDVASVARRPGISRGLWLTSLAGVGLGVLGVLAPLRLHDLGASSGVIAAGFVAGGLLEAALSPIIGRVSDRHGPSHTVVWSLLAGLLTFALVPLVTPYGVTLVFVALGSTAFGTLFVPASALVSDVTDALDAPLGLVFGLTNLMWAVGQGSASAVSGYIADATSDRVPFFAAAGLCLVSALLVTRDKEAR
- a CDS encoding proline iminopeptidase-family hydrolase; its protein translation is MALASYFDNTGRDDVLAGGVRMIPVSTPKGEFKVWTKRVGNNPDIKLLLLHGGPGCTHEQYEPFDSYLPAAGVEYYYYDQLGSTYSDQPDEPDLWEVDRFVDEVEQVRIALGLDPTNFFLMGQSWGGILAIEYALAHQDALKGLVISSMMSSIPAYNRYAEDVLMPQMDQAALAEIKRLEASGQTHDPRYMELLIEQHYSHHVLRIPQKDWPEPVGRMFSHINEQIYVSMQGPSELGASGKLAEWDRTADLHRITVPTLVMGAEHDTMDPSHLRWMAEQLPNGRYWHSPNGSHLAQYDDQATYMKGLIDFLTG
- a CDS encoding sugar ABC transporter permease, which translates into the protein MQPTSSPPEQTQRRRRNIFPYVAILPAAILVVGLLVIPIVDTVFHSFTNWDGLTSSWIGLENYRLIFDNPVITQVFKNSLIFLISVPLILVSSLLVAVLVFEKVAGWRVFRFLFFIPNVLSPVIIGVLFSTFFLPGGLVDKVLSPFGLGNYPWLTHPFAARFVVIVALVWSSFGFGMVVILSAMTTIDQSLYDAAEIDGAGWWRRLWSITIPMISGALQFLSVINVIYTFTSLFGFVFVITAGGPGFSTTTLDYFTYLTTFENGQFGYGAALAALLFVVVLVLTAAQVKLFPQREVQGA
- a CDS encoding type VI secretion system tube protein Hcp, which encodes MDTNHDTSRRTVLKGGALGAGALLGAAGLPGTAHASTTAPDLVGRAGSVEYFVTLGNGSPILATSVSFGSGEHAVHGRAGRGEPSPSTVTFTAPASNSSPTLFLAMLEGKVYSTVQITIQDVGTSAKFVKIELSDAVISSYRLETTGDEAPIDAITLSYEKISYSYAPFDAASGQLGKYNTVVWNARTNKIHL
- a CDS encoding carbohydrate ABC transporter permease, giving the protein MTTTSRIGRAAVFVLLCLIGISTIYPLVFMALNSMRTTQQFEVSPYGLPKHFTTADYHSLLSQVPFFQSILHSIIVVVPAVILATLCSALMAFVLTKTPVKLGNFLFWVMLTVMFMPGIVVLLPLYVRIAHMGLANNFAPAIFLYTAISIPYGTYLLRSNFRAIPDSVIEAARVDGGSWTRIFIRVVLPIAKPGIVTVGILTFLNIWNELFISLVLLHQPNNEMVTPTLANLSGKFSSDVPVIMAGLLIGAVPTLLVYLVSARVFIRGMLAGAIR